Part of the Geothermobacter hydrogeniphilus genome, ACCGGGTCGAAGTCCAGCTCAGCAACCGGAGATTCAGGTTGCTCGAAGGAAACCTGGCAAGCAACAGCTCATCCTTTACACCTTCAAGCTGGTACGATTTCCCACCCTCTATCACCTTGCGAAAGAATGCCAACTGTCTGGGGACCGCCGATCTGACCTTCAGCTTCAACCCCAACGGCACCTCAACTTCCGACTATATCTGCATCATGGACAATGCCTCCCCTCCGGTCAGACATGCCAGAGTCGGTATCCCCTCGGCCAGCACCGGACGGGCGGTTGCTGAATGACCCCGCGATACCGACCCCGCCCCGGCTGATTCGTCCAGGAACCTGTTTACGCCGAGTGTCCCGCAACCGACCGGAGCACTCTTTCTTGTGTGGAGGCTTGCCCGTTTTGTTTCAGCGCAGCACCAACCAGGCCTGCGGCCGTTTTTTATGGCTGATCATTATTCTCCTTTTCCTCTTTGCAGGATTGCCCTCGAACTGCCCCGCCGCGGCAAGGGGTTCCTCTCAGACGACCGCTATTGAAACCGCTACGTTCGACCTGCTGGCCAACGGCCGGCTCATCGGCAATGGCTGGTTCGCCAGTCCTGCCGGCTTCGCCGTCACCGCTGCCCACCTGCTTGCCGAAAATGACTCCGTGGAAATTTCCTCACCCGCAGCGGGACGGCGGAAGGCCGATGTCATCGCTGTCGACCGGGCCCACGACCTGGCTCTTCTGCGGATCCCGAGAGAC contains:
- a CDS encoding pilus assembly FimT family protein, whose protein sequence is MKNSAAGFSLIELIVVMAIMAIVAAIAAPSFMQWRQNAVYREASLNLLGALRKARNFSISNNREYRVEVQLSNRRFRLLEGNLASNSSSFTPSSWYDFPPSITLRKNANCLGTADLTFSFNPNGTSTSDYICIMDNASPPVRHARVGIPSASTGRAVAE